The Methanothermobacter sp. sequence TCCTCTCTTTTGGGATTTTCAAGTATTCTTCTACCGCCACTTGAACACACCTCACAGGTGTAGTATTAACCTATTATTTTCTCCCTGATCTCTTGGGGAGTTGATGAAACACCAAAACGTTTAAAATCCCTACTGATATTCCTAATATCCCTTTCAAGTAATTCTCCTGCAATTGGATGATCAACCACAACAGCCTGTGAAATATCAATGATAACAGGCTCCTCATCAAAATTGAGAATATTAAACGCTGAAAGATCCCCATGAACTAGCCTAGCCTCCCTATATAATAACCTCATATAATATATTATCTTCTCGAACATTTCTTGAGGATCTAGGGGCGGGGCCTCCCTTAATGTTGGTGCAGGGTTACCTTCCATGTCACCTATAAACTCCATTATTAGGACATTCTCCCTTGAAACAAATGGCCTTGGAACCCTAACACCACTCTCATATGCCCTCTTAAGGTTCCTGAATTCCTTGCTCACCCAAGTGTGGACTATCTGCCTCTTGTTGCTCATTTTAACCTTGAAACGTGGATCGCCTTGAATATAATATTGCATTTTCTTAAAATCAGAAGTTGCAATACGATAAATTTTAACAGCTACGAAGTTATCATTATCATCTAGGCCTTTAAAAACGTTAGCCTCTTTACCGGTGCTTATAACACCATCAAGAATGGCGAGATAACCAGTATTTGACAGCTTATAGAGAACCTCTAAGGTTCTTTTATCGAAAACTTCACTTGCAACACGCCTATCCTCCACGCCTTTAAGGCGCTTCTTGGATTTCAACCTTTCCAGTGCAGAATCGACTTCTTGGAAAGTTTTATCCTTCTTATCAGCGGACAATTCAATCATCTACTCTATAAATTCAAATAACCTCTTCTCTCAAGCCAATTAGCCTCGGTACGCGTATACCTCCATACTATATCAGCCCTTTCATCACTTTGAAACTCCCATGGCTTCACAAGTACAACATCACCTTCCCTGATCCATATCCTCTTTTTCATCTTACCAGGTATGCGCCCAAGGCGGGTTTTACCATCACTACATATAACCTTCAACTTTCCATGGCCTAGTATCTGCTCAACAATCCCAGGTATTTCACCCTTTTTAGGTATCCTAACTCTTCTAATCTCCTCGGTATTACCTTTACCCAAATAATCTCCTCCCTCTACAATTTTAATTATAATCTAATCTAGAAAAAGACAATATAATATCTCTATAACATACTATAAAATAATTATTGTTACTAAATTATAGAAGAAAGCAAACACCCAGGAGATAATAAAAATCTATAGAGATCTTGGAGGGATCTATGAAATGGGCCGTGAATTCTTAGACCTCGTAGATATATCAGAGGCTCATAGTATAATCCGCAGCCTTTTCAAGGAAATTTATCATCCACCAAAGGTGGAAAAAGTAAACCTAAAATATGCATATGGTAGAGTCCTAGCCCGTGATGTGAAAAGTCCAATTGACTTGCCACCGTTTGATCGTGCTTCAAGGGACGGATACGCTTTGAGAGCGGAGGACACATTTCACGCTTCTGAGGATAATCCAAGCACTTTAAAGTGTATTGAAGTGATAGAAGCCGGTGCGATCCCACAAAAAAAAGTCAGGAGAGGGTATTGTTCACGTATAAGCACAGGAGCCCCAATACCCAAGGGTGCTGATGCCATAGTCATGGTTGAATATACAGAAGAAGAGGATGATAATATCCTAATTTATAAAAGTGCATATCCTGGTCAACATATCGCTTCAAGGGCGTCAGACATATCAAAAAATGAAATCATAGTCAAGAAAAATTCGATATTATCACCAGAAAAGATCGGGGCGATAAGCGCAGCTGGCATTTCTAAGGTGCCTGTTATAGCCAAACCAAAGATAGGTATACTCTCAACCGGGAACGAATTAATAGAACCTTTAAATCATTGGATTCCTGGCAAAATCTTCGATTCAAACTCTCATAGTATCGCAGCTGCAGTTAAAAATTGCGGATGCGAACCAAGAATCTTAGGTATTGTGAAAGACGATTACACAGAACTTTATAAAGCCATCCAAGAAAACATCCAAGAATGTGACATCCTCATAACCTCTGGTGGAACTTCAGCCGGCGCCGGTGACATGCTCAGAGAAGTGATTGAAGACATTGGTGAGGTGATAATCCATGGAATTTCCATAAAGCCAGGGAAACCTACCATCATAGGTAAGGTAGATGATAAACTTGTATTTGGCCTCCCTGGCTTCCCTGTTTCTGCTCTGATAATCTTCGATGTTTTTCTACGCCCTTACCTAATGGAACTTTCAGGCAAAACACAAAGGGAATATCGCAGAATAGAACTACCACTCGCACGCAGATTACATTCCTCAAAGGGTAGAATACAGTATGCCCTCGTAAAAATCGAAAATAATAAAGTATACCCTATATTGAAAGATTCAGGTGCCATAACCTCACTTGCAGATGCAGATGGTTACATTAAGATCCCTAAAAACGTGGAAATACTCGAAGAAGGCTCTAATGTTAAAGTTTCACCACTTTCCCACTATGAATGCTAGAAGTTCATCAATATCATCAAATACAAGTTTACCCTCTAATTTTTCAATGAATGGCCTGTTCACGAGTATAACAGGGATTTTAAGATCCTCAGCGGCCTTCACCTTCTCTATTAACCCTCCAGTTTCTCCACTTTCCTTTGTGATCACGGCAATTGCATTATATTCCTTCATAATTTCCCTGTTAAGGGCCCTTGAGAATGTTCCTTGCATTGCTATTATTCGCTCCCCTGGTATGCCCATCCTATAACATGCTTCTATAGAACGTGGATGGGGTAAAACTCGGACCACTATCTTCTCAGTCCCAATCTGATCAATCACATCCTTAAGTGTTGAAACACCAGCTAAATGGAGGATATTACCCTCTCTTTCTTCCAAGATCTTGGCCGCTGCCCGTCCAGCCTTCTTAAAGGAATCAACCTTCAATATATGCCCATTTAATTTTGGGGTTGGTCTTTCGAATCGGATATAATATGTTAAGTTCTCCTCAGAAGCTTTGATCGCGTTTTCTGTGGCTTTCACGGCGAATGGGTGGGTTGCATCTATTATAATATCGACATTTTCAATCTCGAGAACTTGGGCTAAACTCGCCTTATTAAGGGCCTTTGTGATTATCTTATCTGCCCCTGCAGCCTTGGCTAGTTTACCACCATAGTCTGTTGTGGTGGTGGCTATTATCCTATGATTTGTGGACTTTTTAAGTTTTTTTATTATTTCTACTGCATCGTGTGTTCCTGCCATTACGAGAATGTTCATAATTTTCTCCTTTTATCGATCTGCCTAATTATCGCTTCATGTATTAGTATTAGTGAAGCTACCAATAATATGAGTATCCAATCCATGAGTGAAAGTGGTTTAGTCCTGAATATACCTTGTAATGGTGGTAGGTAAATGACAAATAATTGTAGTATGAATGAAGTTGCTATGGCAAAAAAGAGTAGTTTATTTGAAAATCCGCTCTGTGATTTGCAATTAAACACGTTGAGGATCTGGAACATTACAAATGTTGTGAATGCTATTGTAGTTGCTTTGTCATCCCCGGAATATAACTTGTATGTGTAGATGGCTAGTGTGCCTATTGCCATTATAATACCTGCTAATACTATACGTAGTAAGTTCCTTTGGGGTAGTATCTCCTCTTTTTCCGGTTTTCTTAACATTATATCTTTTTCTGGGGGTTCAACTCCTAGTGATTGTGCTGGGGGTCCGTCCATGATAATGTTTATCCAGAGGATTTGAATGGGATTGAATGGGAGTGGCATATTCATCACAGAGGATGATACTATGGTGAGGATGGCTCCGACGTTCGTTGAAAGCTGGAATTTAACAAAACGTCTTATATTATCAAATATTGTACGCCCCTCTTTCACTGCTTTTACTATGGTGGCGAAATTGTCATCCTGGAGCACCATGTCAGAAGCTTCTTTAGCAACATCTGTACCACTGCCCATTGCAACGCCAATAGCAGCTCTTTTAAGCGCCGGGGCGTCATTAACACCATCTCCTGTCATTGCAACTACATGACCGCGACGTTGGAGCGTTTCGACAATTCGAACCTTCTGTTGTGGGAAGACCCGTGCATAGACCTTTATATTTTCTACCATGGACTCGAATTCTTCATCACTAAGCTTGTCCAATTCTTCACCGGTAATGGCTTCACCCTCTTCCATTAAATTCAATTCTTTGGCAATTGCAACTGCAGTATCCTTATGATCCCCGGTTATCATCACAACTTTTATACCCGCTTTTTTACAAGTTTCTATGGCCTCCGCAGCCTCTTTCCTAGGGGGATCCATCATACCAACAAGACCGACAAAAATAAGATCCTTTTCAAGGTCCTCCCCATTATCTAAATCAGCAAGTGGCTTATATGCTAGTCCGAGCACTCTAAGAGCCTGAGATGTCATCTCATCCAATTTCTTCTTCCAATATTCTAAATCAGCATCCTTGAATTTTCTTATCTTCCCTTCTTCCTCTATATAACTTGTTCTCTCCAAAATTATCTCCGGCGCTCCTTTAATAAACAAGTAATATCCTGAAGTGGAAGAATGTATAGTGCTCATTCTTTTACGTTCGCTGTCAAGTGGTATTTCCTTTATCCGGGGATATTCTTCTTCAAGTTCATCTCTTATGTAACCGTTATCCTTTGCAAAGAGAAGTAATGCAGCATCTGTAGGATCCCCTATAACTTTGTCATTGGAAAAACTTGCATTATTACAGAGCGCACAAACCTCCAAGGCTCTGTCCTTTGAAGTTAATAATGGTTTTCTCACTCTCATTTTGTTAAGGGTTAGGGTGCCTGTCTTGTCGGTGCAAATGAAGGTGCAGGATCCTAGGGTTTCTACTGCAAGGAGTTTCCTTATAATGGCATTGTTTCTTGCCATTTTTTGCATACCAAGTGCAAGGGTCAATGTTAAAATTGCGGGTAGACCTTCTGGTACAGAGGCCACTGCAAGGGAGACAGCGGTCATGAATGTTTCAACAATGTTGATACCCTTTAAGAACTGAAGGATGAAAACTATGAAACATACAATAACTGCTATGATCCCTAGGCTCTTCCCCAGACGTGATATTTTTTCCTGGAGTGGCGTTTTACCCTCTTCTTCTTGTATCATGCCCGCGATTTTACCTATGGCTGTTTCCATCCCAACGGCTATTACAAAACCTTTACCCCGGCCCGAGACCACATTTGAGTCCATGTAGGCGATATTATCCCCTTTTTCGCTCAACTCATGGGTTTTATGGACTGGTATTGATTCGCCAGTGATTATCGACTCATCTATCCTAAGTTCGGAGGTTTCTATAAGTCTAAGATCTGCTGGTACATTGTCGCCTTCCTCTATCACTACCAGGTCGCCTATGGTTAATTCACGCGCGGG is a genomic window containing:
- a CDS encoding serine protein kinase RIO; the encoded protein is MIELSADKKDKTFQEVDSALERLKSKKRLKGVEDRRVASEVFDKRTLEVLYKLSNTGYLAILDGVISTGKEANVFKGLDDNDNFVAVKIYRIATSDFKKMQYYIQGDPRFKVKMSNKRQIVHTWVSKEFRNLKRAYESGVRVPRPFVSRENVLIMEFIGDMEGNPAPTLREAPPLDPQEMFEKIIYYMRLLYREARLVHGDLSAFNILNFDEEPVIIDISQAVVVDHPIAGELLERDIRNISRDFKRFGVSSTPQEIREKIIG
- the eif1A gene encoding translation initiation factor eIF-1A produces the protein MGKGNTEEIRRVRIPKKGEIPGIVEQILGHGKLKVICSDGKTRLGRIPGKMKKRIWIREGDVVLVKPWEFQSDERADIVWRYTRTEANWLERRGYLNL
- a CDS encoding molybdopterin-binding protein yields the protein MGREFLDLVDISEAHSIIRSLFKEIYHPPKVEKVNLKYAYGRVLARDVKSPIDLPPFDRASRDGYALRAEDTFHASEDNPSTLKCIEVIEAGAIPQKKVRRGYCSRISTGAPIPKGADAIVMVEYTEEEDDNILIYKSAYPGQHIASRASDISKNEIIVKKNSILSPEKIGAISAAGISKVPVIAKPKIGILSTGNELIEPLNHWIPGKIFDSNSHSIAAAVKNCGCEPRILGIVKDDYTELYKAIQENIQECDILITSGGTSAGAGDMLREVIEDIGEVIIHGISIKPGKPTIIGKVDDKLVFGLPGFPVSALIIFDVFLRPYLMELSGKTQREYRRIELPLARRLHSSKGRIQYALVKIENNKVYPILKDSGAITSLADADGYIKIPKNVEILEEGSNVKVSPLSHYEC
- the cobK gene encoding precorrin-6A reductase; the encoded protein is MNILVMAGTHDAVEIIKKLKKSTNHRIIATTTTDYGGKLAKAAGADKIITKALNKASLAQVLEIENVDIIIDATHPFAVKATENAIKASEENLTYYIRFERPTPKLNGHILKVDSFKKAGRAAAKILEEREGNILHLAGVSTLKDVIDQIGTEKIVVRVLPHPRSIEACYRMGIPGERIIAMQGTFSRALNREIMKEYNAIAVITKESGETGGLIEKVKAAEDLKIPVILVNRPFIEKLEGKLVFDDIDELLAFIVGKW
- a CDS encoding calcium-transporting P-type ATPase, PMR1-type; translated protein: MEIEEVLKELSTSKDGLSSEEAKKRLLKYGENELVEEKKEGPLRLFLNQFMDVLIILLIVAALVSYFIGDLLDSTVILFVVVVNAIIGFMQEYRAEKAMEKLKSLIATEAIVIRDGETKKIPARELTIGDLVVIEEGDNVPADLRLIETSELRIDESIITGESIPVHKTHELSEKGDNIAYMDSNVVSGRGKGFVIAVGMETAIGKIAGMIQEEEGKTPLQEKISRLGKSLGIIAVIVCFIVFILQFLKGINIVETFMTAVSLAVASVPEGLPAILTLTLALGMQKMARNNAIIRKLLAVETLGSCTFICTDKTGTLTLNKMRVRKPLLTSKDRALEVCALCNNASFSNDKVIGDPTDAALLLFAKDNGYIRDELEEEYPRIKEIPLDSERKRMSTIHSSTSGYYLFIKGAPEIILERTSYIEEEGKIRKFKDADLEYWKKKLDEMTSQALRVLGLAYKPLADLDNGEDLEKDLIFVGLVGMMDPPRKEAAEAIETCKKAGIKVVMITGDHKDTAVAIAKELNLMEEGEAITGEELDKLSDEEFESMVENIKVYARVFPQQKVRIVETLQRRGHVVAMTGDGVNDAPALKRAAIGVAMGSGTDVAKEASDMVLQDDNFATIVKAVKEGRTIFDNIRRFVKFQLSTNVGAILTIVSSSVMNMPLPFNPIQILWINIIMDGPPAQSLGVEPPEKDIMLRKPEKEEILPQRNLLRIVLAGIIMAIGTLAIYTYKLYSGDDKATTIAFTTFVMFQILNVFNCKSQSGFSNKLLFFAIATSFILQLFVIYLPPLQGIFRTKPLSLMDWILILLVASLILIHEAIIRQIDKRRKL